One Mangrovimonas cancribranchiae DNA segment encodes these proteins:
- a CDS encoding type IX secretion system membrane protein PorP/SprF, translating into MKKLYFTIAFALIILVSAQAQQDPQYTQYMYNMNVINPAYAGSKENLSLGLLYRSQWVNVPDAPKTATFSAHSPVGKNVGLGLSIISDKIGPVEENNVYADFSYTLNLGGEHRLALGMKAGATFQKIGLFSDIGNGYVVDANDEAFSQNTNNTHLNIGAGFFYYTNKYYVSFAVPNMLKSTYLDISNNNGEYKYGTDVMHYFLSAGYVFNLSENTKFKPSFLLKSAFDAPTSLDVSANVLFFDRFEIGATYRLDDSVGGMANFEITQGLRIGYAYDHVVSELNAYTSGSHEVMILFDLNFPKKVSVSPRFF; encoded by the coding sequence ATGAAGAAATTATATTTTACAATAGCCTTTGCACTTATCATTTTAGTGAGTGCTCAAGCACAGCAAGATCCGCAGTATACACAATACATGTATAATATGAATGTGATTAACCCTGCCTACGCCGGTTCTAAAGAGAACTTGTCTTTAGGATTATTATACCGTTCGCAGTGGGTAAATGTTCCAGATGCTCCTAAAACAGCTACATTTTCTGCTCATAGTCCAGTAGGAAAAAACGTAGGCTTAGGGCTTTCTATTATTTCAGATAAAATTGGTCCAGTAGAAGAGAATAATGTGTATGCCGATTTCTCTTATACGCTTAATCTTGGTGGTGAACACCGTTTAGCGTTAGGTATGAAAGCAGGTGCCACTTTTCAAAAAATAGGGCTGTTTAGCGATATTGGTAATGGTTATGTAGTTGATGCAAATGATGAAGCTTTTAGCCAAAACACTAATAATACACACTTAAACATTGGCGCAGGATTCTTCTATTATACCAATAAATATTACGTGTCTTTTGCCGTGCCAAATATGTTAAAAAGTACCTATTTAGACATTAGCAATAATAATGGAGAATATAAGTATGGTACAGATGTTATGCACTATTTCCTTTCAGCAGGATATGTGTTCAACTTATCAGAAAATACAAAGTTTAAGCCGTCTTTCTTATTAAAGTCAGCTTTCGATGCCCCAACATCATTAGATGTTTCTGCAAACGTATTATTCTTTGACCGTTTTGAAATTGGTGCAACCTACCGTCTAGATGACTCTGTTGGTGGGATGGCTAATTTTGAAATTACACAAGGTTTACGTATTGGATATGCGTACGATCATGTTGTGTCTGAACTAAACGCATATACTTCGGGATCGCATGAAGTGATGATTTTATTCGATTTAAATTTCCCGAAAAAAGTATCTGTTTCACCAAGATTCTTCTAA
- a CDS encoding OmpA family protein, which yields MKKIYSFLSAALIATLGFAQNNQIETADKLFETYQYVDAIDAYLKLVEEHEGNAHVYKQLADSYYHVYNVEEASKWYAKAVQTSQDAETYFRYAQTLKSQGKYKEANKQMDVFAKLLPKDQRAITHLENPNYIPQLADKSKLFEVEEIEDISSNQSDFAPVLSNNNVLYFVSARDESGKKDSWTKSPYLDIYKSVRSSDGTLSEPEAENGLNTPYHDGPITLSTDGKTMIFARDGHSTKMYKKLKRSKVKLGQQGLFKATLVNGKWSNIEPLPFNSTEYSVTHPSLSSDGKTLYFASNMPGGLGDTDIWRVSVNGNSYGEPENLGERVNTAGKEGFPFISENHILYFASSGRQGFGGLDIFKVDLSKNDNAINLGNGVNTKSDDFAFSLNSAMQIGYFSSNRSGVDNIYGATPICQFEAIAFVKDATTNQIIPQANVSILDKDSNILATQETAKNGQTNFQVNCKNNYTFNVVKEGFESATVTVDESKGEQIIVEVALKPINEMITETEVKLENIYFEFNKSNITSQGALELDKLVKIMNDYPDMNIQVKSHTDTKGSASYNLKLSERRAQSTMQYLISKGVDKSRLSAKGMGSTEPKIDCKSNCTKEEDALNRRSEFLIIK from the coding sequence ATGAAAAAAATATATAGTTTTTTAAGTGCAGCCTTAATAGCAACATTAGGTTTTGCACAAAATAATCAAATAGAAACTGCCGACAAGCTTTTTGAAACGTATCAATACGTCGATGCCATAGATGCTTATTTAAAACTTGTAGAAGAACATGAAGGTAATGCCCATGTGTATAAGCAATTGGCCGATAGTTATTATCATGTGTATAATGTGGAAGAAGCTTCAAAATGGTATGCTAAGGCGGTACAAACATCGCAAGATGCCGAAACGTATTTTAGATATGCACAAACCTTAAAATCGCAAGGAAAATATAAAGAAGCTAACAAGCAAATGGATGTTTTTGCTAAGCTATTGCCTAAAGATCAGCGTGCAATAACACATTTAGAAAATCCTAACTATATTCCACAGTTAGCTGATAAATCGAAATTATTTGAAGTAGAGGAGATAGAAGATATTAGTTCAAATCAAAGCGATTTTGCACCTGTTTTATCAAATAATAATGTGCTTTATTTTGTGAGTGCAAGAGATGAAAGTGGAAAGAAAGATAGTTGGACAAAATCACCATATTTAGATATTTATAAGTCTGTTAGAAGTTCCGATGGTACATTAAGCGAGCCAGAAGCAGAAAATGGCTTAAACACTCCTTACCACGATGGGCCAATAACATTAAGTACAGATGGTAAGACTATGATTTTTGCAAGAGATGGTCATAGCACTAAAATGTACAAAAAACTTAAAAGAAGTAAGGTTAAACTTGGACAACAAGGACTTTTTAAAGCGACTTTAGTAAATGGAAAGTGGAGTAATATAGAACCATTACCATTTAATAGTACAGAATATTCCGTAACACACCCCAGTTTAAGTAGCGATGGTAAAACACTTTATTTTGCATCTAATATGCCTGGTGGGTTAGGAGATACAGATATCTGGAGAGTTTCTGTAAATGGTAATTCTTATGGAGAACCCGAAAATTTAGGTGAAAGAGTTAATACAGCAGGAAAAGAAGGATTTCCGTTTATTAGTGAAAATCATATATTGTACTTTGCTTCAAGTGGGAGACAAGGTTTTGGAGGGTTAGACATTTTTAAAGTCGATCTATCAAAAAATGACAACGCCATAAATTTGGGAAACGGGGTGAATACTAAAAGTGATGATTTTGCTTTTAGTTTAAACTCGGCAATGCAAATAGGCTACTTTTCTTCAAATCGTTCAGGAGTAGATAATATTTATGGCGCAACCCCTATTTGCCAATTCGAAGCTATTGCTTTTGTGAAAGATGCAACGACTAATCAAATTATACCGCAAGCAAACGTCTCTATTTTAGATAAGGATAGTAACATTCTTGCTACCCAGGAAACAGCTAAAAATGGTCAAACAAATTTTCAGGTAAATTGTAAAAACAACTACACATTTAATGTTGTGAAAGAAGGTTTTGAATCTGCAACTGTAACTGTTGATGAATCTAAAGGAGAGCAAATAATTGTTGAGGTAGCGTTAAAGCCAATTAACGAAATGATTACTGAAACCGAAGTGAAACTAGAAAATATTTATTTCGAGTTTAATAAAAGTAATATAACCTCGCAAGGTGCTTTAGAACTAGACAAATTAGTTAAAATTATGAACGATTACCCTGATATGAATATTCAGGTAAAATCCCACACCGACACCAAAGGAAGTGCTAGTTATAATTTAAAGTTATCCGAGAGACGTGCGCAGTCAACTATGCAATACCTTATTTCAAAAGGAGTAGATAAGAGTAGATTATCTGCAAAAGGAATGGGAAGTACAGAACCAAAAATAGATTGTAAATCTAATTGTACTAAAGAAGAAGATGCGTTAAACAGGCGTTCTGAGTTTTTGATTATTAAGTAA